The DNA region ACATCTCCGACGCCGAGGGCGTCACCGTGGAGGCCGACGGCGTCTTCATCACCCCGTCCTGGGCGCGCGACGGGGCCCAGTGACGGCCCGGCGCTGCGATCGACGTATCGACATTGCTGGCGAGGTGAAATCGACAGTATTTTGTTAAGCTTTTTCGCGGGATTCACTTACTGTCTATCCGGCCTGGTGGGCGGTGTGGTTTTGGCGAAACAGCGGGGTACTTCGGATGTCTAATCGGGTGTATCGATTCGGTTCCAGGGCGGTGCTGGTCGGCGGAGCCGCCGCGATGACGTTGACGCTGGGCATCGGAGGTGTGCACGACACCGCGGCCGATCGGGCCATCGATATCTCGCTTGCCGGCTCGTCGGACCTGTTGGAAGCGGCCGTCACGGATTTCTTGGAGGCCAAAGACGTCTACACCGGGATCGACACCTCGGAACTGTCCGATTCGGTTCTGGGCGCGGTCCGCTCCATGGAACGGATGCCCGGCATCGTGGATCGGATGGTCGACCTCATGGGGGATCGACTCGAGCCGGCCGAGGCCGCGATCCTGGGACACTCGGGTTCGCTGGCGGATTTGATCGATCAACTGTTCTTCGCCCCGCTCAATCAGCAGTGGGCGGACGCCGGGGAATCGATGCTCGACGCCACCCAGGCGTTCGACGCCGCCCTGGCGGACGGATCGATGCCGGACGTCATCGGAGCGTCATTCGATGTGCTCGGCGTCATCTGGCTTGAGGCGATGCCGGCGCTCTTCGCGTCTGTCCCGATCGTGTGGGTCGGGAGCCTCTTCGACCCGGTCGACATGGCCGCCTTTGCCGGACCGGACTACTTCGACTTCTTGTTCTGAGCGCTGCGCGGTGGCGCGAATACGGCAATGCTGCTGAGTTTCGTCACCTAGGAAGTAGTCGATGGGGAGCATGACATTCGACGTAACGGCACTGGCTGCAGCTGAGCGCACGGACTTTGCCGTGCTGCTGAAATCGCTGTCTCCGCAGCAGTGGCTGGTGCCTTCCCTGTGCGCGGGATGGACGGTTCGTGACGTCGTCGCCCACATGCTCAGCTACGAAGAACTGAGCCCGCTAGGTGTGCTGCGCCGGTTCGCCGACGCCCGCCTGCGATTCAGTGCCGCCAATACCGTCGGTTTGGCGGATTACGCCGGCTATGACCCTCCGCAACTGCTTGATCTGCTTGACCGCAGCATCCGTCCTCGCGGGCTCACGACGGCCTTCGGCGGGCGGATCGCGTTACTGGACGGGATGATTCATCAGCAAGACGTCCGTCGACCCCTGGGTATCCCCCGCGAGATTCCGGCCGACCGACTGTTGGCGGCCTTGAAATTCGCGCTGTTTGCGCCGCCGATCCATGCGCGCTCGCGGACTCGCGGCCTGCGGCTGATCGCCACCGACCTGGATTGGACGGCTGGGCGGGGGCTTGAGGTCCGCGGCCGCGGCGAAGCGCTGCTGATGGCGATCGCCGGTCGCCGCGGCGTCACCGATGAGCTTTCGGGACCGGGTGTTGAGTTGCTGCACAATAGGATTGGTCGCTGATCGCTTCGGTCGGCTGACAACCTCGACCGTCGTGCTCAGCAGTCGTAGTACAGCGCGAACTCGTAGGGGTGCGGGCGCAGGCTGATCGGGGTGATCTCGTTGTCACGCTTGAAACGGATCCAGTTCTCGATCAGATCCGGAGTGAACACCCCACCCTCGGTGAGGTATTCGTGGTCGGCCTCGAGGCTGTCCATCACCGCGGCCAGGCTGGTCGGGGCCTGCGGAATGTTGGCGGCCTCGTCGGGCGGCAGCTCGTAGAGGTCCTTGTCGACCGGGGCGGCCGGTTCGATCTTGTTCTTGATGCCGTCGATGCCGGCCATCAGCATGGCCGCGAACGCCAGGTAGGGGTTGCTGGAGGAGTCCGGGCAGCGGAACTCCAGCCGCTTGGCCTTCGGGTTGGTGCCGGTGATCGGGATGCGCACGCACGCCGACCGGTTGCGCTGGCTGTAGACCAGGTTGATCGGGGCCTCGTAGTGCGGCACCAGGCGCTTGTAGGAGTTGATCGTGGGGTTGGTGAAGGCCAGCAGCGACGGGGCGTGATGCAGGATGCCGCCGATGCAGTGCCGGGCGGTGTCGGACAGTCCGGCGTAGCCGGCCTCGTCGTAGAACAGCGGCTGGCCGCCCTTCCACAGCGACAGGTGCACGTGCATACCCGAGCCGTTGTCGCCGAACAGCGGTTTGGGCATGAAGGTGACGGTCTTGCCGTTCTGCCACGCGGTGTTCTTGATGATGTATTTGAACAGCATCACGTCGTCGGCGGCGTGCAGCAGCGTGTTGAACCGGTAGTTGATCTCGGACTGCCCACCCGAACCGCACTCGTGGTGGCCGCGCTCCAGCGTGAAACCGGCGTTGGCCAGGTTCGTGGTCATGGTGTCGCGCAGGTCGACGTACTGGTCGTTGGGCGCCACCGGGAAGTAGCCGCCCTTGGGGCGGGTCTTGTAGCCGCGGTTGGGCCGCCCGCCGGCCTCGGTGGGCGAACCGGTGTTCCACCATCCCGAATCCGAGTCGACCTCGTAGAAGGTGCTGTTCATCTGCGAGTCGAAGCTCACCGAGTCGAAGATGTAGAACTCGGCTTCGGCGCCGAAGTAGGCGGTGTCGGCGATCCCGGTGCTGGCCAGGTAGTTCTCCGCCTTGCGGGCGACGTTGCGGGGGTCGCGCGAGTAGGGCTCGCGGGTGAACGGGTCGTGCACGAAGAAGTTCAGGTTCAGCGTCTTGGCGGCCCGGAACGGGTCGATCTGCGCGGTGGAGAAGTCCGGCAGCAGCATCATGTCCGACTCGTGGATGGACTGGAAGCCGCGGATCGACGAACCGTCGAACGCCAGGCCGTCCTCGAAGACGGTCGCGTCGAGCGTGGATGCGGGGATCGACAGATGTTGCATCTGACCGGGCAAGTCGCAGAACTGGATGTCGACGTATTCCACGTTCTCATCGGCGACGAGTTTGAGAATATCGTCGGCCGTCTTGTCGGTCACAGAAGTGTTCTCCTCCGCTGGTAGCCCCGGTCGGACACCGAGGTCGCCGATGCAGACGTTACGCAACCACGGCAGCGGCCGTCGACGCCGGGTCGGATTCGCCGCCCGCTTATCGTAGGGGCCATGAGCCGCATGTTCTCCTCCTGGCTGTCCGGGCCGGAATCGGCAGGAGCCCACCATCCCGATAGCGCACCGGGTGAACGCCTGGGCCTGCCGCCCAGCGGCCCGGGGTCCCTGGCGGGGATGGGGCGCCGCATGGGGGCTCTCGCGCTGGACTGGATGGTGGGTTACGGGCTGGCGGGATTGGGTGTGGCCGCCGGAGTGGTGACCGCGGAATATCTGGCGACCGTGGTGCTGGGGATCTGGCTGGTGCTCGGCGTCGCTGCGGTACGACTGTTCGGCTTCACGCCCGGTCAGTACGCCTTCGGGCTGCGGGTGATCCCGGTGGACGGTCCCGGGCTCGGGGTGGGGCTGGGGCGGGCCGTGCTGCGGGGACTGCTGATCGCGTTGGTGGTGCCGGCGCTGTTCACCGACGCCGATGGCCGTGGCCTACAGGACCGGGCCACCGCCACCGCCGTGGTGCGCAGCCGCTGACCCGACCCGGTCCCCGTTGACTCTGCGTCCAGGGCGGGGAAGTGCGAGTAGGCGCCGCCGTGGATGCAGAGTCAACGGAGACAGGCACGAGCGACTAGCGGCGACGTGCGGCGCGCTGGACGCCGCGGAGCTTCGCGCCGGCGGGCATCGGGCCCTTGGGCATGGCCGCGGGGCCGGTGCGGGAACTCAGCGCGGCCAGCCGCGACTCCAGCGAATCCATCTCCTTCGCCGAGATGTTGGCGGGCAACTTGGTCAGGAAACGCTCGAGCTTGGCCAGCGGGACCTCACCCTCGCCGTTGCCGACCACCACGTCGTAGATCGGCACCTGGCCGACCGCTTTGGCGGTGCGCTTCTTCTCCTGGGCGAGCAACGGCCTGAGCCGGGAGGGGGAGCCCTCGCCGACCAGGATGACCCCCGGCCGGCCGATCACCCGGTGAACGGCATCCAGGTGACCGGTGGCCGAAACACCGGGGGTGACCCGCCACTTGCCGCGCAGGTTCTCCAGCGCCCAGGCCGCCGCACCGGTCTGCCCCTCAGCTTTGCGGTAGACCGACCGCTGGGCGCGCCGGCCGAAGATCACGAACGCCACCAGTGCGCCCAGCAGCACGCCGAGCGGGATCGTCGTCGCCCGCGCGAACGTGTTGCCCTGCAGCGCCACCGCGGTGATCACCCCGGAGACCAGTAGGAAAGCGCCGGCCATGTAGGGCACCAGGCGCTTGTCCTCGGTGCGCTGCATCTGGAAGGCCTGCCACAGCTGGGCACGGCGCTGCTTGCCGGCAGCCTTGCGAGCGGCTTTGGCCGCCTCGCGGGCAGCCTTGTTTTCAGCGGAGTTGCGCGGTCTGGCCATAGCTACCAAGGATACGCAGCCGGGCTTACGCCTTTCCGGGGCGTCAGCTGCCGGCCGGGGTGGCGCACTCGTCGCGCAGCTCCCGGCCCTCGCGGTTCGCTACGGCCTGCTGATACAGCCGGCCGGCCCGATACGACGAGCGCACCAGCGGGCCGGACATCACGCCGGCGAAGCCGAGTTCCTCAGCGTACCGGGCGTGCTCGACGAACTCCTCGGGCTTGACCCAACGGTCGATCGGGTGATGCCGTTCGGTGGGGCGCAGGTACTGGGTGATGGTGACCAGTTCGGCGCCGGCGTTGTAGAGGTCGGCCAGCGCGGTCCGGATCTCCTCGGCCGTCTCACCCATACCCAGGATGAGGTTGCTCTTGGCCACCAGTCCGGCGTCGCGGGCCTGGGTCAGCACGTTGAGGCTGCGCTCGTAGCTGAACCCCGGCCGAATCAGCCGGAAGATACGCGGAACGGTTTCGACGTTGTGTGCCAGCACTTCCGGGCGGGATTCGAACACTTCGCCCAGCAGGTCGGGGCGGCCGTTGAAATCCGGGATCAACAGTTCGACGCCGGTCGACGGGTTCAGTGCCTTGATGGCCCGAACGGTCTCCGCGTAGAGCCATGCGCCCTGGTCGGGCAGGTCGTCGCGGGCGACACCGGTGACCGTCGAATACCGCAGCCCCATGGTGTGCACGCTCTCGGCGACCCGGCGCGGCTCGTCGCGGTCCAGTTCCGGCGGCTTGCCCGACTTGATCAGGCAGAAGGAGCAGTTGCGGGTGCAGACCTCGCCGCCGATCAGGAAGGTCGCCTCGCGATCCTCCCAGCATTCGTAGATGTTCGGGCAGCCCGCCTCTTCGCAGACGGTGTGCAGTTTCTCCTTCTTCACCAAGACCTTCAGGTCGGTGAAGTTCGGCCCCATCCGGGCGCGCGTCTTGATCCACTCGGGTTTGCGTTCGATGGGCGTCTCGGCGTTGCGTGCTTCGGCACGGCGTAATCTACGGCCTTCTCCGACGGCGCTCACGACGTCGATGGTACGCGGGGTGCCGAATGCTCGCGCACCGGCAGCACGCCGTCGAGTGCGTCGACGACGGCCTTGGCCACGGCGTTCCGCACGTCTTCGACACCGGTGTCGAAGCCGAGCTCCGCGGACAGTGACGTCACTCCCGCATCGGTGATGCCGCACGGCACGATCGAGCCGAACGCGTTGAGATCGCAATCACAATTGAGGGCGAATCCGTGCAGGGTGGTGGCGCGCGCCACTCGTACGCCTATCGCGGCGATCTTGCGGTCCGGTCGGCCACCGCCGGCGGGAACCCAGACTCCGGATCTGCCCTCGATCCGAACGGTGTTGAGTCCCAGGGTGTTGCACACCTCGATGAGTGACTCTTCAAGGCGGCGAACGTAATTCACCACGTCCAGGGGTTCGGCCAGGCCGATCACCGGATAGCCCACCAGCTGACCCGGGCCGTGCCAGGTGATCTTCCCGCCGCGGTCGGTGTCGACGACCGGGGTGCCGTCCACCGGGCGTTCCTGAGGTTCGGTGCGGCGCCCGGCGGTGTAGACCGGCGGATGCTCCAACAGCAGCAGTGTGTCGGGGCCGCCGGCCGCCCGGTCTTCGGCGAGGTCGCGTTGCAGTTGCCAGGCGGCGGAGTAGTCGACGGTGCCGAGTTGGCGCACGTCGATCGGTGCGGCGCTGGACCGGATGGACCCCATGGTCGCAGGCTACCCGTCGAGCCGCGGTTACAACGGGGTCGGGCGGGCGGTGGCGTAGGCCAGGGCCTCGCCGATCGTGTTGTGTTGAAACCGGAAGCCGGAGCGTTCCAGCACCGTCGGGATGGCGCGTTGACCGGTGAGCAGTCCTTCGTCGGCGAATTCACCGACGACGGCCCGTGCGGCGAACCCGGGCAGGATCAGCGGCGCCGGACGGTTGAGGGCACGCCCGAGCGCGGCGGTGAACTCGGCGTTGGTGACCGGCGCGGGTCCGCTGAGGTTGACCGGACCGCGGATCGTGGGCTCGGTCATGGCGAACCGCAGCGCGCGGACCTCGTCTTCCAGGCTGATCCACGGCATGTACTGGCGGCCGCTGCCCAGTCGGCTGCCCAGCCCGAACGAGAACAGCGGGCGCAGCCGGCTCATCAGCCCGCCGGAGCGGGCCAGCACCAGACCGGTACGGGCCAGCACCACCCGGGTGCCCGCGGCGCGGGCGGGTGCGGTGGCGGCCTCCCAGTCCCCGACCAGCCGCGCCAGAAAGCCCAGGCCGGGCGGCGCGGTCTCATCGACCGGGCGGTTGCCGGTGTCGCCGTAGATCCCGACCGCGCTGGCGTTGACCAGTACCGGCACGCCGGCCTCGCCGGTTGCGGTGGCCAGCACCTCGGTCGGGGTGATCCGGCTGTCGCGCAGATGCTGCTTGAACGACCCCGACCACCGGCGGTCACCGATCCCGACGCCGCACAGGTTGACCACGGCGTCCACTCCGACCAGAGCCGCCACGTCGATCTCGCCGGCGTCGGGATCCCACTGCAGCTCACCGGGCTGGGCCGCGGGGCGACGCACGATGCGCAGGACGCGACCGCCGTCGGCGCGCAGTGCCGACACCAGTGCCGAGCCGACCAGCCCGGATGATCCGGCGACTGCGACGGTGGGGTTGTTCATAGCTGAATCCTCGTGCAGCTCTTCACAAATCCCCGGTGGTGTCAGAGCCCCAGGTCGGTCTCGAACGCGCCTTCTTCGAGTCGGTTCTTGATGGTGGTGACGAACCGACCGGCGTCGGCGCCGTCGATCAAACGGTGGTCGTAGGTCAGCGGCAGGTAGCAGACCGACCGCACCCCGATGGACTCGTTGCCGGCCTCGTCGACGATGACCCGCGGGCGTTTGACGATGGCACCGGTACCGAGCATGGCCGCCTGCGGCGGGACCAGGATCGGGGTGTCGGTCAGCGCGCCCTGACTGCCGATGTTGGTGATCGTGAAGGTGCCCCCGGACAGTTCGTCGGGCTTCAGGCCGCCCGAACGCGCGCGGGCGGCGATGTCGGCGATGGCACGCGCAAGTCCGGCCAGGGACAGGTCACCGGCGTTGTGCACGACCGGGGAGAGCAGGCCCTGGTCGGTGTCCACCGCGAAGCCGAGGTGCTCGGCGTCGTAGTAGGTGATCTCGCCGGCGTCCTCGTCGTAGCTGGCGTTGACGTTGGGGTGGGCCTTGAGGGCCTCGATCACCGCACGGGCGATGAACGGAAGGTAGGTCAGGTTGACCCCTTCGCGCTCGGCGAAACCCGCCTTGGCGCGGGCCCGCAGCGCCACGATCCTGGTCATGTCGACTTCGTGGGTCTGGGTGAGCTGCGCGGTGGCCTGCAGGGATTCCCGGGTCTTGCGGGCGGTGATCTGACGGATCCGGCCGGCCTTGGCGGTGGTGCCGCGCAGGTGCGCCAGCGCCGACGCCGGTGCGGGCGTCGCGGTACGCGGCGGTGCAGCGGGTGCTGCCGGTGCCGCCGCTGCGGCGGGGGCCGCCGGGGCCTTCTGCGCCTCGGCGAAGGCCAGCACGTCCTGCTTGCGGATGCGGCCGCCGACCCCGGTTCCGGTGACCTGGTTCAGGTCCACGTT from Mycolicibacter sp. MU0083 includes:
- a CDS encoding maleylpyruvate isomerase family mycothiol-dependent enzyme: MTFDVTALAAAERTDFAVLLKSLSPQQWLVPSLCAGWTVRDVVAHMLSYEELSPLGVLRRFADARLRFSAANTVGLADYAGYDPPQLLDLLDRSIRPRGLTTAFGGRIALLDGMIHQQDVRRPLGIPREIPADRLLAALKFALFAPPIHARSRTRGLRLIATDLDWTAGRGLEVRGRGEALLMAIAGRRGVTDELSGPGVELLHNRIGR
- the glnA gene encoding type I glutamate--ammonia ligase, translated to MTDKTADDILKLVADENVEYVDIQFCDLPGQMQHLSIPASTLDATVFEDGLAFDGSSIRGFQSIHESDMMLLPDFSTAQIDPFRAAKTLNLNFFVHDPFTREPYSRDPRNVARKAENYLASTGIADTAYFGAEAEFYIFDSVSFDSQMNSTFYEVDSDSGWWNTGSPTEAGGRPNRGYKTRPKGGYFPVAPNDQYVDLRDTMTTNLANAGFTLERGHHECGSGGQSEINYRFNTLLHAADDVMLFKYIIKNTAWQNGKTVTFMPKPLFGDNGSGMHVHLSLWKGGQPLFYDEAGYAGLSDTARHCIGGILHHAPSLLAFTNPTINSYKRLVPHYEAPINLVYSQRNRSACVRIPITGTNPKAKRLEFRCPDSSSNPYLAFAAMLMAGIDGIKNKIEPAAPVDKDLYELPPDEAANIPQAPTSLAAVMDSLEADHEYLTEGGVFTPDLIENWIRFKRDNEITPISLRPHPYEFALYYDC
- a CDS encoding RDD family protein, coding for MSRMFSSWLSGPESAGAHHPDSAPGERLGLPPSGPGSLAGMGRRMGALALDWMVGYGLAGLGVAAGVVTAEYLATVVLGIWLVLGVAAVRLFGFTPGQYAFGLRVIPVDGPGLGVGLGRAVLRGLLIALVVPALFTDADGRGLQDRATATAVVRSR
- a CDS encoding DUF4191 domain-containing protein, which translates into the protein MARPRNSAENKAAREAAKAARKAAGKQRRAQLWQAFQMQRTEDKRLVPYMAGAFLLVSGVITAVALQGNTFARATTIPLGVLLGALVAFVIFGRRAQRSVYRKAEGQTGAAAWALENLRGKWRVTPGVSATGHLDAVHRVIGRPGVILVGEGSPSRLRPLLAQEKKRTAKAVGQVPIYDVVVGNGEGEVPLAKLERFLTKLPANISAKEMDSLESRLAALSSRTGPAAMPKGPMPAGAKLRGVQRAARRR
- the lipA gene encoding lipoyl synthase; the encoded protein is MSAVGEGRRLRRAEARNAETPIERKPEWIKTRARMGPNFTDLKVLVKKEKLHTVCEEAGCPNIYECWEDREATFLIGGEVCTRNCSFCLIKSGKPPELDRDEPRRVAESVHTMGLRYSTVTGVARDDLPDQGAWLYAETVRAIKALNPSTGVELLIPDFNGRPDLLGEVFESRPEVLAHNVETVPRIFRLIRPGFSYERSLNVLTQARDAGLVAKSNLILGMGETAEEIRTALADLYNAGAELVTITQYLRPTERHHPIDRWVKPEEFVEHARYAEELGFAGVMSGPLVRSSYRAGRLYQQAVANREGRELRDECATPAGS
- the lipB gene encoding lipoyl(octanoyl) transferase LipB, with product MGSIRSSAAPIDVRQLGTVDYSAAWQLQRDLAEDRAAGGPDTLLLLEHPPVYTAGRRTEPQERPVDGTPVVDTDRGGKITWHGPGQLVGYPVIGLAEPLDVVNYVRRLEESLIEVCNTLGLNTVRIEGRSGVWVPAGGGRPDRKIAAIGVRVARATTLHGFALNCDCDLNAFGSIVPCGITDAGVTSLSAELGFDTGVEDVRNAVAKAVVDALDGVLPVREHSAPRVPSTS
- a CDS encoding TIGR01777 family oxidoreductase codes for the protein MNNPTVAVAGSSGLVGSALVSALRADGGRVLRIVRRPAAQPGELQWDPDAGEIDVAALVGVDAVVNLCGVGIGDRRWSGSFKQHLRDSRITPTEVLATATGEAGVPVLVNASAVGIYGDTGNRPVDETAPPGLGFLARLVGDWEAATAPARAAGTRVVLARTGLVLARSGGLMSRLRPLFSFGLGSRLGSGRQYMPWISLEDEVRALRFAMTEPTIRGPVNLSGPAPVTNAEFTAALGRALNRPAPLILPGFAARAVVGEFADEGLLTGQRAIPTVLERSGFRFQHNTIGEALAYATARPTPL
- the sucB gene encoding 2-oxoglutarate dehydrogenase, E2 component, dihydrolipoamide succinyltransferase, with amino-acid sequence MAFSVQMPALGESVTEGTVTRWLKQEGDTVEVDEPLLEVSTDKVDTEIPSPVAGVLTKIVAGEDTTVEVGGELALIGEAGESPAPEPAAAPPAAEPAPAAPAAPAAPPAPAPEAAAPAAPAAAPSDAGTPVLMPELGESVTEGTVTRWLKQVGDSVEVDEPLVEVSTDKVDTEIPSPVAGTLLSITAGEDATVEVGGELARIGAASAAAPAAAPAPAPATPEPTPAPPAPAPPAAAAPAPAAPAPAPAPAAPPAPAAPASDSARYVTPLVRKLAADNNVDLNQVTGTGVGGRIRKQDVLAFAEAQKAPAAPAAAAAPAAPAAPPRTATPAPASALAHLRGTTAKAGRIRQITARKTRESLQATAQLTQTHEVDMTRIVALRARAKAGFAEREGVNLTYLPFIARAVIEALKAHPNVNASYDEDAGEITYYDAEHLGFAVDTDQGLLSPVVHNAGDLSLAGLARAIADIAARARSGGLKPDELSGGTFTITNIGSQGALTDTPILVPPQAAMLGTGAIVKRPRVIVDEAGNESIGVRSVCYLPLTYDHRLIDGADAGRFVTTIKNRLEEGAFETDLGL